The proteins below come from a single Serinus canaria isolate serCan28SL12 chromosome 6, serCan2020, whole genome shotgun sequence genomic window:
- the SIRT1 gene encoding NAD-dependent protein deacetylase sirtuin-1 isoform X1, producing MADGDAAPLRPRGPAGPGSDSAEPAAKRHRRGSGSAAPAPRPDRAAGPPPAPAAAVPAEAPGEAAADGGRAEREDGGEAAAARSGADGGAGLRGLPRAEPPPRRDQGEGAEAAPGEDAAEAAPGCGRAQCSNGAAAVPAPHPDNFLLSDEIIANGFHSCDSDEEDRASHASSSDWTPRPRIGPYTFVQQHLMLGTDPRTILKDLLPETIPPPELDDMTLWQIVINILSEPPKRKKRKDINTIDDAVKLLQECKKIMVLTGAGVSVSCGIPDFRSRDGIYARLAVDFPDLPDPQAMFDIEYFRKDPRPFFKFSKEIYPGQFQPSLCHKFIALMDKEGKLLRNYTQNIDTLEQVAGIQRIIQCHGSFATASCLICKYKVDCEVVRGDIFNQVVPRCPRCPPEEPLAIMKPDIVFFGENLPEQFHRAMKYDKNEVDLLIVIGSSLKVRPVALIPSSIPHEVPQILINREPLPHLHFDVELLGDCDVIINELCQRLGSEYTKLCYNSVKLSEITEKPPRPHKELEALSAELPPTPLNISEGSSSPGRMSPPDTAVVSQHPPECKLENCEPASETKGTCSEETLQDTQVSSENPENPASELMNSETMKENGSNDGENKEKSEILKKCWVNRSAKEQISKRLDGTQYLFLPPNRYIFHGAEVYSDSEDDIISSSSCGSSSESGSCRSQSLDVEDESEMEEFYNGIEDEDGAEREEEPGFGEDGAEQEELAAEESAETNEAAGTEHPSKAL from the exons ATGGCGGACGGGGACGCTGCGCCGCTCCGCCCGCGCGGCCCCGCTGGCCCCGGCAGCGACAGCGCCGAGCCCGCGGCCAAGCGGCACCGCCGCGGATCGGGGAGCGCCGCGCCCGCTCCGCGCCCCGACCGCGCCGCGGGGCCCccgcccgcgcccgccgccgccgtgCCCGCGGAAGCGCcgggggaggcggcggccgATGGCGGCCGGGCGGAGCGGGAGGACGGCggcgaggcggcggcggcgcggagcggcgcggacggcggggccgggctgcgGGGCCTGCCCCGGGCGGAGCCGCCTCCGCGGCGGGACCAGGGGGAGGGCGCGGAGGCGGCGCCCGGCGAAGACGCGGCGGAGGCGGCCCCGGGCTGCGGGCGGGCGCAGTGTTCGAACGGGGCGGCCGCGGTGCCGGCCCCGCATCCCG ATAACTTCCTCCTCAGTGATGAAATCATAGCCAATGGCTTTCACTCCTGTGACAGTGATGAAGAAGACAGAGCCTCACACGCAAGCTCCAGTGACTGGACCCCAAGACCACGTATAG GTCCCTACACTTTTGTTCAGCAGCATCTCATGCTAGGTACAGACCCACGGACAATTCTGAAGGACCTGCTCCCAGAAACGATCCCCCCACCTGAACTGGACGACATGACTCTGTGGCAAATCGTGATAAACATCCTTTCAGAGCCAcccaagaggaagaagaggaaagataTAAACACCATTGATGATGCTGTGAAACTTTTGCAGGAGTGCAAGAAGATCATGGTCTTGACTGGAGCTGGG gtGTCAGTGTCTTGTGGAATCCCTGACTTTAGATCCAGAGATGGCATCTATGCACGCCTTGCTGTAGACTTCCCAGACCTTCCAGATCCTCAAGCAATGTTTGATATAGAATACTTCAGAAAGGACCCCAGGccattttttaagttttcaaag GAAATCTACCCAGGACAGTTCCAGCCATCTCTGTGTCACAAGTTCATCGCTTTGATGGATAAAGAAGGAAAACTCCTTCGCAACTACACTCAGAACATAgacacactggagcaggtggcaGGGATCCAAAGGATAATCCAGTGTCATG GTTCCTTTGCAACAGCTTCCTGCCTGATCTGTAAATACAAAGTTGATTGTGAAGTTGTTCGAGGAGATATTTTCAATCAg gtggtgccccgctgtccccgctgtccccctgAGGAGCCACTGGCCATCATGAAGCCGGACATTGTGTTCTTTGGGGAGAACCTGCCCGAGCAGTTCCACCGTGCCATGAAGTATGACAAAAATGAAGTGGATCTCCTCATTGTCATTGGGTCTTCACTCAAAGTAAGACCAGTAGCATTGATTCCAA GTTCCATCCCCCATGAAGTGCCTCAGATCTTAATTAATAGGGAACCTTTGCCTCATCTACACTTTGACGTGGAGCTTCTCGGAGACTGTGATGTTATTATTAATGAATTGTGTCAGAGGTTGGGCAGTGAATACACAAAACTTTGCTACAACTCGGTCAAACTTTCGGAAATCACAGAGAAGCCTCCGCGGCCGCACAAGGAGCTGGAAGCGCTCTCGGCTGAGCTCCCTCCAACCCCTCTGAACATTTCAGAAGGCTCCAGTTCACCAGGAAGGATGAGCCCACCTGACACTGCCGTGGTGTCACAACACCCACCTGAATGTAAGCTAGAAAACTGTGAGCCTGCCTCTGAAACTAAAGGGACCTGCTCAGAGGAGACGCTTCAGGACACACAGGTGTCATCTGAAAACCCTGAAAATCCTGCTAGTGAGCTAATGAACTCTGAAACAATGAAGGAAAATGGATCTAAtgatggagaaaataaagaaaagagtGAAATATTGAAGAAGTGTTGGGTAAACAGATCTGCAAAAGAACAGATTAGTAAAAGGCTGGATG GTACCCAGTATCTGTTTCTGCCACCCAATCGTTACATCTTCCACGGTGCTGAGGTGTACTCGGATTCCGAGGACGACATCatctcttccagctcctgcGGCAGCAGCAGCGAGAGCGGCTCGTGCCGCAGCCAGAGCTTGGATGTGGAGGATGAGAGTGAGATGGAGGAGTTTTACAATGGCAtagaggatgaggatggagccGAGCGGGAAGAGGAGCCTGGATTCGGGGAGGATGGAGCCGAGCAGGAGGAACTGGCAGCTGAGGAATCAGCCGAGACAAACGAGGCTGCAGGGACGGAACATCCGAGCAAGGCGCTGTAA
- the SIRT1 gene encoding NAD-dependent protein deacetylase sirtuin-1 isoform X2, with protein sequence MLGTDPRTILKDLLPETIPPPELDDMTLWQIVINILSEPPKRKKRKDINTIDDAVKLLQECKKIMVLTGAGVSVSCGIPDFRSRDGIYARLAVDFPDLPDPQAMFDIEYFRKDPRPFFKFSKEIYPGQFQPSLCHKFIALMDKEGKLLRNYTQNIDTLEQVAGIQRIIQCHGSFATASCLICKYKVDCEVVRGDIFNQVVPRCPRCPPEEPLAIMKPDIVFFGENLPEQFHRAMKYDKNEVDLLIVIGSSLKVRPVALIPSSIPHEVPQILINREPLPHLHFDVELLGDCDVIINELCQRLGSEYTKLCYNSVKLSEITEKPPRPHKELEALSAELPPTPLNISEGSSSPGRMSPPDTAVVSQHPPECKLENCEPASETKGTCSEETLQDTQVSSENPENPASELMNSETMKENGSNDGENKEKSEILKKCWVNRSAKEQISKRLDGTQYLFLPPNRYIFHGAEVYSDSEDDIISSSSCGSSSESGSCRSQSLDVEDESEMEEFYNGIEDEDGAEREEEPGFGEDGAEQEELAAEESAETNEAAGTEHPSKAL encoded by the exons ATGCTAGGTACAGACCCACGGACAATTCTGAAGGACCTGCTCCCAGAAACGATCCCCCCACCTGAACTGGACGACATGACTCTGTGGCAAATCGTGATAAACATCCTTTCAGAGCCAcccaagaggaagaagaggaaagataTAAACACCATTGATGATGCTGTGAAACTTTTGCAGGAGTGCAAGAAGATCATGGTCTTGACTGGAGCTGGG gtGTCAGTGTCTTGTGGAATCCCTGACTTTAGATCCAGAGATGGCATCTATGCACGCCTTGCTGTAGACTTCCCAGACCTTCCAGATCCTCAAGCAATGTTTGATATAGAATACTTCAGAAAGGACCCCAGGccattttttaagttttcaaag GAAATCTACCCAGGACAGTTCCAGCCATCTCTGTGTCACAAGTTCATCGCTTTGATGGATAAAGAAGGAAAACTCCTTCGCAACTACACTCAGAACATAgacacactggagcaggtggcaGGGATCCAAAGGATAATCCAGTGTCATG GTTCCTTTGCAACAGCTTCCTGCCTGATCTGTAAATACAAAGTTGATTGTGAAGTTGTTCGAGGAGATATTTTCAATCAg gtggtgccccgctgtccccgctgtccccctgAGGAGCCACTGGCCATCATGAAGCCGGACATTGTGTTCTTTGGGGAGAACCTGCCCGAGCAGTTCCACCGTGCCATGAAGTATGACAAAAATGAAGTGGATCTCCTCATTGTCATTGGGTCTTCACTCAAAGTAAGACCAGTAGCATTGATTCCAA GTTCCATCCCCCATGAAGTGCCTCAGATCTTAATTAATAGGGAACCTTTGCCTCATCTACACTTTGACGTGGAGCTTCTCGGAGACTGTGATGTTATTATTAATGAATTGTGTCAGAGGTTGGGCAGTGAATACACAAAACTTTGCTACAACTCGGTCAAACTTTCGGAAATCACAGAGAAGCCTCCGCGGCCGCACAAGGAGCTGGAAGCGCTCTCGGCTGAGCTCCCTCCAACCCCTCTGAACATTTCAGAAGGCTCCAGTTCACCAGGAAGGATGAGCCCACCTGACACTGCCGTGGTGTCACAACACCCACCTGAATGTAAGCTAGAAAACTGTGAGCCTGCCTCTGAAACTAAAGGGACCTGCTCAGAGGAGACGCTTCAGGACACACAGGTGTCATCTGAAAACCCTGAAAATCCTGCTAGTGAGCTAATGAACTCTGAAACAATGAAGGAAAATGGATCTAAtgatggagaaaataaagaaaagagtGAAATATTGAAGAAGTGTTGGGTAAACAGATCTGCAAAAGAACAGATTAGTAAAAGGCTGGATG GTACCCAGTATCTGTTTCTGCCACCCAATCGTTACATCTTCCACGGTGCTGAGGTGTACTCGGATTCCGAGGACGACATCatctcttccagctcctgcGGCAGCAGCAGCGAGAGCGGCTCGTGCCGCAGCCAGAGCTTGGATGTGGAGGATGAGAGTGAGATGGAGGAGTTTTACAATGGCAtagaggatgaggatggagccGAGCGGGAAGAGGAGCCTGGATTCGGGGAGGATGGAGCCGAGCAGGAGGAACTGGCAGCTGAGGAATCAGCCGAGACAAACGAGGCTGCAGGGACGGAACATCCGAGCAAGGCGCTGTAA
- the SIRT1 gene encoding NAD-dependent protein deacetylase sirtuin-1 isoform X3 has protein sequence MWSQVSVSCGIPDFRSRDGIYARLAVDFPDLPDPQAMFDIEYFRKDPRPFFKFSKEIYPGQFQPSLCHKFIALMDKEGKLLRNYTQNIDTLEQVAGIQRIIQCHGSFATASCLICKYKVDCEVVRGDIFNQVVPRCPRCPPEEPLAIMKPDIVFFGENLPEQFHRAMKYDKNEVDLLIVIGSSLKVRPVALIPSSIPHEVPQILINREPLPHLHFDVELLGDCDVIINELCQRLGSEYTKLCYNSVKLSEITEKPPRPHKELEALSAELPPTPLNISEGSSSPGRMSPPDTAVVSQHPPECKLENCEPASETKGTCSEETLQDTQVSSENPENPASELMNSETMKENGSNDGENKEKSEILKKCWVNRSAKEQISKRLDGTQYLFLPPNRYIFHGAEVYSDSEDDIISSSSCGSSSESGSCRSQSLDVEDESEMEEFYNGIEDEDGAEREEEPGFGEDGAEQEELAAEESAETNEAAGTEHPSKAL, from the exons ATGTGGAGCCAG gtGTCAGTGTCTTGTGGAATCCCTGACTTTAGATCCAGAGATGGCATCTATGCACGCCTTGCTGTAGACTTCCCAGACCTTCCAGATCCTCAAGCAATGTTTGATATAGAATACTTCAGAAAGGACCCCAGGccattttttaagttttcaaag GAAATCTACCCAGGACAGTTCCAGCCATCTCTGTGTCACAAGTTCATCGCTTTGATGGATAAAGAAGGAAAACTCCTTCGCAACTACACTCAGAACATAgacacactggagcaggtggcaGGGATCCAAAGGATAATCCAGTGTCATG GTTCCTTTGCAACAGCTTCCTGCCTGATCTGTAAATACAAAGTTGATTGTGAAGTTGTTCGAGGAGATATTTTCAATCAg gtggtgccccgctgtccccgctgtccccctgAGGAGCCACTGGCCATCATGAAGCCGGACATTGTGTTCTTTGGGGAGAACCTGCCCGAGCAGTTCCACCGTGCCATGAAGTATGACAAAAATGAAGTGGATCTCCTCATTGTCATTGGGTCTTCACTCAAAGTAAGACCAGTAGCATTGATTCCAA GTTCCATCCCCCATGAAGTGCCTCAGATCTTAATTAATAGGGAACCTTTGCCTCATCTACACTTTGACGTGGAGCTTCTCGGAGACTGTGATGTTATTATTAATGAATTGTGTCAGAGGTTGGGCAGTGAATACACAAAACTTTGCTACAACTCGGTCAAACTTTCGGAAATCACAGAGAAGCCTCCGCGGCCGCACAAGGAGCTGGAAGCGCTCTCGGCTGAGCTCCCTCCAACCCCTCTGAACATTTCAGAAGGCTCCAGTTCACCAGGAAGGATGAGCCCACCTGACACTGCCGTGGTGTCACAACACCCACCTGAATGTAAGCTAGAAAACTGTGAGCCTGCCTCTGAAACTAAAGGGACCTGCTCAGAGGAGACGCTTCAGGACACACAGGTGTCATCTGAAAACCCTGAAAATCCTGCTAGTGAGCTAATGAACTCTGAAACAATGAAGGAAAATGGATCTAAtgatggagaaaataaagaaaagagtGAAATATTGAAGAAGTGTTGGGTAAACAGATCTGCAAAAGAACAGATTAGTAAAAGGCTGGATG GTACCCAGTATCTGTTTCTGCCACCCAATCGTTACATCTTCCACGGTGCTGAGGTGTACTCGGATTCCGAGGACGACATCatctcttccagctcctgcGGCAGCAGCAGCGAGAGCGGCTCGTGCCGCAGCCAGAGCTTGGATGTGGAGGATGAGAGTGAGATGGAGGAGTTTTACAATGGCAtagaggatgaggatggagccGAGCGGGAAGAGGAGCCTGGATTCGGGGAGGATGGAGCCGAGCAGGAGGAACTGGCAGCTGAGGAATCAGCCGAGACAAACGAGGCTGCAGGGACGGAACATCCGAGCAAGGCGCTGTAA